In Brachyhypopomus gauderio isolate BG-103 unplaced genomic scaffold, BGAUD_0.2 sc106, whole genome shotgun sequence, the DNA window ACCCAGGTAATAGCAAGACTAAGTCTCTTCTATCAGGACAGAACCATGAGAACTTTGTTCTGAATGTTTTGAAGCACATATCTGACTTTAGAATTAAACTGTATTTATGTTTCACAAGCTTTCCCAAACACTTTCTGAGACTTTTGtaatttattattacttttatatatttttcactTGATATGAAAATTGGTGGGAAAAAACAGGTCACTAGAAGGACATTTGCATCCAGTAGTGTACattatgcagtgtgtgtgtatgtgctgcatgtgtatatgtgtgtgtgtgtgtgtgtgtgtgtgtgtgtgtgtgtgtgtgtgtgtgtgtgtgtgtgtgtgtgtgtgtgtgtgtgtgtggtttttgtgCGAGTATGATCTTTCCAGTGGTATGCCCATTGTGTgtacagtgggttgcaaaagtattcataccccttgaacttttccatattttgtcacattacaaccacaaacataaatatatttcactggaatttaatgtgaaagaccaacacaaattggtatacaattgtgaagtggaaggaaaattatacatgaatcaatattttttttacaaataaaaaactgaaaagtgcgatgtgcaaaattattcagcccccctgagtcaatactttgtggagccaccttttgctgcaattacagctgcaagtcttttagggtatgtctccaccagctttgcacatctagtgactgaaattcttgcccattcctccttgcaaaacagctcaagctcagtcagattggatggagagcgtttgtgaacagcagttttgagatcttgccacaaattctcaattgggtttaggtctggactttgactgggccattctaacacatgaatattctttttttaaaaccactccattgtagctctggctttatgtttagggtcgttgtcctgctggaaggtgAACCCCCGCCCCAGCCTCAAATCTTTTGCTGACTCCAACAGGTTTTCTTCCAAGATTGCCCTGTAtttggctccatccatcttcccatcaactttgaccaacttcccggtccctgctgaagagaagcaccccagagcatgatgctgccaccaccatatttgacagtggggatggtgtttgcagagtgatgtgcagtgttatttctccgccacacatagcgttttgcattgtggccaaaaagttcaattttggtctcgtctgaccaaagcaccttcttccacatgtttgctgtgtcctcaacatggcttctggcaaactgcaaacgggacttcttatggttttcttttaacaatggctttctccttgccactcttccataaagACCACATTTGTGTAGTGCACGACTAATTGTTGTTCTGTGGACAGTTTCCCCCACCTGAGCTGTGGCTCTCTGCATTTCATCCAGAGTCACCATGGGCCTCTTGGCTGCCTCTCTGATCAGTGATCTCCTTGTTCGGCCTGTAAGTTTAGGTGGACGGCCTTGTCTTGGCAGGTTTACTGTGGTGCCATACTCTTTCCATTTCCGGATGATGGATTGAACAGTGCTCCGTGAGATGTTCAAAGCTTGGGAAATCTTTTTATAACCTAAGCCTGCTTTAAACTTCACCAAAACCATATTCCTAACCTGTCTGGTGTGTTCTTTGGACTTCATGATGCTGTTTGCTCCCCAATATTCTCTTAACCAACATCTGAGGCCGTCACGGAGCAGCTGTATTTGTACTGAGATTAGATTACACACAGGTGGGCCCTTTTGAGTCATTAGCAGTCATCAGGCAACTTCTGAATGCAATTGGTTGCACTCAGGGAAAATGgggctgaatacttttgcaTGTCGCACTTATtcgttttttatttgtaaaaaattttttgattcatgtataattttccttccactttacaattgtataccactttgtgttggtctttcacattaaattccagtgaaatatatttatgtttgtggttgtaatgtgacaaaatatggaaaagttcaaggggtatgaatacttttgcaacccactgtatatgtgtgtgtgtttggagggcgCATATACTAGTATGTGTGCGATGCTAATGCATTATTTTCAGGTGTAGGTCCCGTTCAGAAGACTGATGACCCAGAAGAATTCCAGCAGTTTTTGGAGGATTTAATAGCTCTGGGAGGAGGGGACGAACCAGAGATGTGCCTCTCTGCCATACAGGTAGCCATAGAAACATGGAAGTAAGCTTCTGAGTGCAATAGGTAAATAACAAAAGTAACCAGAAGTGATTGCATCCTGGAGGGTAAGGTTTCTGAAActaatttgtttatttattattatttttgtaattattatttTCTGAAGCACTCAGAACAGGTGttgcatttatatatatattaggggtgggcatagattaatttttttaatctagattaatctcactgaaatcttgaaattaatctagattaatctatattaaaatggctcatatgcgtgctacccaagtaatgactaaaagtttttgagatagggtttcttaatacagggggtgcgttagaccaggggctcatctcctgtttccaaaatgcatcatgactgcttgaggaagctgttctactttgatacttgaagaaaaaaaacatgctcaataaaatgtaggctactcatgttcagtttattcagttaaacatgaatttgtaagcctacatactgtacattaaaaggggttgataacatgtttattcagctaaacatgatatttgaaatgtaagccaacatttagtacatttaacctcacggacgtaaatgggggggactttttcaaaagccggttttggtcctctgcagttttaacggttaaaaagaaatatttaaatcgaatctagcgctaggaccatgcagaaaacgaccgctccgagctccgctccggtaacactttacgttcctaaaatgaattttccatgaagcaaacctggcgacttcgtggctgcatccatgtaaacacacgaacgatttgtaattcacaggtttgaaaactcgttctcgcccctactgtgcaatttggttaggaatacagccgaaatcaagttgaaagtcatcatagtttgcttacccattttgacccagttcccaacccaattttaagaatagattaacggcgataatttatAAATGCAACACCTGTTCTTAGGTAAACATAAAATGTTTGCCTTTCCCTGTGAGTATTGTGGTgtgcagcatgtgtgtgtaatgttctTATTAATCTAGTTAGCTAAATTCAATCAAGAGGTCTTATCTCTTTATCTTTGTGCATACAAACTATAATCTTATTAGAATATGTTAAATGGTACAAAACTACAAACTGGAAATTCATTCGGCCTCAGTGCATGTATtactaaatgtgtgtgtgtgtgtgtgtgtgtgtgtgtgtgtgtgtgtgtgtgtgtcagctggcTCTCATCCATAGCCCACCACAGTCTGAGATTTTTGTTTTCACTGATGCTTCCCCCAAAGACATTCATCTGTACGATACAGTAAAAGCTCTCATCTTAGAAAAGCAGAgcaaggtaacacacacacacacacacacacacacacacacacacacacacacacacacacacaatttgcgATTCCAACTCATGGAACACAAAAACAGAACAGACACTCTGCTTGTCTTTATCAGGTGACCTTCCTGTTGACTGAAGATCTTGACAATGAAGTGAGAGGCAGAAAGATCctaaagaggaagaggaggcagaCACTGTCTCCTGATAGGTTCACTGTATATTCCACCCTGTCTCCTGATAGGTTCACTCTCTACTCCACTCTGTCTGCTGATAGGTTCGCTGTATATTCCACCCTGTCTCCTGATAGGTTCACTGTATATTCCACCCTGTCTCCTGATAGGTTCGCTGTATATTCCACCTTGTCTCCTAATAGGTTCACTCTCTACTCCACCCTGTCTCCTGATAGGTTTGCTGTATATTCCACCCTGTCTCCTGATAGGTTCGCTGTATATTCCACCCTGTCTCCTGATAGGTTTGCTGTATATTCCACCTTGTCTCCTGATAGGTTTGCTCTCTACTCCACCCTGTCACCCGATAGGTTCACTCCCTACTCTTCCTTGGCTTCTGTGTCTGGCGGTATGACCATCTTCACCACTAACAAAGACATCCACAAAGCCTCAGCTGTTGTGGAAGACAGCACAACATCTCGCAAGGTACATCtggagacacacatacacatttaaaaataaaagctAACACACATTTTTTTGGCTAAAACATTAAAAAGCTGAAAAGAACAGATTGGCAGTGAGTGTGTTCTGCTTGAGGGGATTGCATTAAACCAGATGTGTGTTCTTATGATTGGGGGGAACCAGGGTGAATGGCCCGGATGGGTGTTCCTATGATTGGGGGGAACAGGTCTGATGTGTTATTCAATGGTCAGGGAGAATGGCCCAGATATGTGCTCCTGTGAGTGTGGGGGAACAGGTCTGATGTGTGGTCTGATGGTCAGTGTAAATGGCCCAGATATGTGGTCCTATGGTCAGGGGGACCCCAGATGTGCATTCTGGGGACTGACTGCATCTTCTCTTCAGGTGACTCTGTTTCATGTGGAAAGTGAGGCAGATTCAGCCTTTACCTTCACCGTCGACCGAGCGGTGAGGACTGCCATGCTCCAGGTTTCTGGAAACATCACACAGTGTGTCATCATCAGTCCTACAGGTACACATGATAgattgatggatggatggatggatggatggatgagtaGTTGGTTGATTTATTGATCTCTCATCAAGGTGCTCATCAGGCTCTTCTCAGTACAGCAGGGCCTCTGGCTGAGCTGGAGCAGTCAGAGGGCCTGTACAGAATCTTCCTGCTCCCGCCCCTACAGCCTGGACAATGGCGGCTCACCGTTGCCACTCAGGGACCAGTCACATTCAGTGTCTTAGGTAAGAGACTCAGATCTTCAGATCTTCACAGACTTGCTATAACATTAGTCTTTGTCTTCAGCATTATACCTCTAGTCTCCATTTATACCTGTAGACCTTTGGGTTGTTGGAGACCTGTTCTTTGTTGTCTACCTGTTTTTTTAACTTGATTAAGGTTTGGTacataattaaaataattaaaacttaTAAGATCTGATTTTGAATGCATTAAGGTTAGTGTGGGACTGTATTTTACATGTGCATTGCATGTGCTTCCAACACATAGACCATACCAAGTTCTGTCCACCACCATACCAAGTTCTGTCCACCACAGAGGACAAATAATTTACTCAAACTTGTGACCGGTCGCTTGAAACAGACTGagcaggtgctgtgtgtgttccatCCCATAGGTGAAAGCATGCTGGAATTCCTCTATCACTTTGCATTGGAAGTGAATGACACTCACCCCGGGCTCAGGAGAATGCAAGGCAGCCCAGTCGCAGGTGTGGTCAAACCTGGGGATTTTCTGGGGATTTTCCTGTCCATCCAATGTGGCTGTGGGGTCTCATTTTGGTGAACTGACTCAATTTAACTAATTCATTAATTAAAGAAaagttgtaaatgtaaatgtgccatattttgtcaattgtgattttttacactgcaatcgaaatttgtcctccgctttttacccatctgtgcagttaacacacacacacacacacacacacacacacacacacacacacacacacacacacacacacacacacacacacacacacacacacaccagttattactagggggctgtggtgcacacgtgcccagagcggtgggcagtcctagcccggcgcccggggagcagttggggttaggtgccttgctcaagggcacctcagtcatggcctcagtcatggcctcaggccctccggtcacaagaccagttccctaccaccaggccatgactgccctttatTTTATTCAGTTAGTACATTCAAAATGTTATTCCATTGAATATTGTTTCCTGCTTGCTCTCCAATAGGTGTACCAGCATTTCTAGTAGTGGCTGTAATTGGCATGTCCCGCAGTGATGATGTTACATTTAGTCATGTGACCTTGCTGGGGACCAATGGTCAGAGCTTGCAGCAGGTTTTGCTGAATTCTTCGAGCTCCATTTGGTCGGGAGAAGAACTGGTGGGCAGAGTGGACTCAGTTCCCAGAATTCCCTTCAGTGTTCGTCTTTCTGGCAAGGATGGGAAGGGAAACGACCTTGAAAGAGTTTCCACGGAAACAGTCCAGCCCACGCATGTGCAGATACTGGTATGACTTCAGAGGAGCACACCTGAATGGCATACATCATCGTAATCAGTATCACATGAAAGCAATATGAGTTGGTATGAAGCCAGAGTCTCTCGGGCAGGTACGTTCAGCTCCTCCCCTATGGGCAGGCCACCGCACCGCTGTCTTCTTTGAGGTGTTTAACCACGGTCCTGCCCGCCATTTCACAGTGACTGCAGAAGACGACCGTCATTACCTCTCTGAGACCAAAAGCTACAGGTGATGCCCTAGCAGTTTGGTAGTGAGGTAGCAGACTTTAACTGATATAGCCCAAACGATTAAAAAACATAACCATAATGTTTATCTGAAACTTTGATATTAAATTCTCAGACTGGTTAATTTAATGATTGATTTCTGATGTAGTAACTAATTAAAATGTGTCAGAAATTGA includes these proteins:
- the vwa7 gene encoding von Willebrand factor A domain-containing protein 7 isoform X3; the encoded protein is MGCGFVGWGTWLRLCMLMAHCMSVCHAFLPNFWSQVLTLSWNSYTHQYMTEQALLNVTMETLRMMPEQDFGSLQQADLGRGFWLAVSDVVRANADMDFGSSTREDPAYHFDSELVEEATQVVRGFWKQTILMAQEEHQEARRSLGRLLHTLQDFYSHSNWVEMGHRFEYLHVLHPREPAVPLASEDTPTCISCHRFSCYNNLLDKLVEGSPEPLLTTGYVNKYPAKPTGKCSHGGVLDSSRHQGAEGGINKDSTSPLFSPHHYLHKEAAELAATATLSVLRDLRDEVGHKSFLRLFSVQEAPPLVIVMDTTGSMFEEITAARLRVLSIIQARAKSHTPSLSGSFLLVPFHDPGVGPVQKTDDPEEFQQFLEDLIALGGGDEPEMCLSAIQLALIHSPPQSEIFVFTDASPKDIHLYDTVKALILEKQSKVTFLLTEDLDNEVRGRKILKRKRRQTLSPDRFTVYSTLSPDRFTLYSTLSADRFAVYSTLSPDRFTVYSTLSPDRFAVYSTLSPNRFTLYSTLSPDRFAVYSTLSPDRFAVYSTLSPDRFAVYSTLSPDRFALYSTLSPDRFTPYSSLASVSGGMTIFTTNKDIHKASAVVEDSTTSRKVTLFHVESEADSAFTFTVDRAVRTAMLQVSGNITQCVIISPTGAHQALLSTAGPLAELEQSEGLYRIFLLPPLQPGQWRLTVATQGPVTFSVLGESMLEFLYHFALEVNDTHPGLRRMQGSPVAGVPAFLVVAVIGMSRSDDVTFSHVTLLGTNGQSLQQVLLNSSSSIWSGEELVGRVDSVPRIPFSVRLSGKDGKGNDLERVSTETVQPTHVQILVRSAPPLWAGHRTAVFFEVFNHGPARHFTVTAEDDRHYLSETKSYRHDKQISDPAVVFAAGYL
- the vwa7 gene encoding von Willebrand factor A domain-containing protein 7 isoform X4; this encodes MGCGFVGWGTWLRLCMLMAHCMSVCHAFLPNFWSQVLTLSWNSYTHQYMTEQALLNVTMETLRMMPEQDFGSLQQADLGRGFWLAVSDVVRANADMDFGSSTREDPAYHFDSELVEEATQVVRGFWKQTILMAQEEHQEARRSLGRLLHTLQDFYSHSNWVEMGHRFEYLHVLHPREPAVPLASEDTPTCISCHRFSCYNNLLDKLVEGSPEPLLTTGYVNKYPAKPTGKCSHGGVLDSSRHQGAEGGINKDSTSPLFSPHHYLHKEAAELAATATLSVLRDLRDEVGHKSFLRLFSVQEAPPLVIVMDTTGSMFEEITAARLRVLSIIQARAKSHTPSLSGSFLLVPFHDPGVGPVQKTDDPEEFQQFLEDLIALGGGDEPEMCLSAIQLALIHSPPQSEIFVFTDASPKDIHLYDTVKALILEKQSKVTFLLTEDLDNEVRGRKILKRKRRQTLSPDRFTVYSTLSPDRFTLYSTLSADRFAVYSTLSPDRFTVYSTLSPDRFAVYSTLSPNRFTLYSTLSPDRFAVYSTLSPDRFAVYSTLSPDRFAVYSTLSPDRFALYSTLSPDRFTPYSSLASVSGGMTIFTTNKDIHKASAVVEDSTTSRKVTLFHVESEADSAFTFTVDRAVRTAMLQVSGNITQCVIISPTGAHQALLSTAGPLAELEQSEGLYRIFLLPPLQPGQWRLTVATQGPVTFSVLGESMLEFLYHFALEVNDTHPGLRRMQGSPVAGVPAFLVVAVIGMSRSDDVTFSHVTLLGTNGQSLQQVLLNSSSSIWSGEELVGRVDSVPRIPFSVRLSGKDGKGNDLERVSTETVQPTHVQILVRSAPPLWAGHRTAVFFEVFNHGPARHFTVTAEDDRHYLSETKSYR